The genomic window TTACCGGCGGCGGAGCTGATTTTCAGGTAGATCAATACACAACCGTAGAAAGATTTTTCTTGGAGAATGGTGGACTTTTGAGGCTTGTGTGTGGTTAGTGACGTAGAAGAAACCCGTAGAGAAAGTGTGATCTTGAGTGTAGAGAGGGAGAGACAAGGATGGCAAGTCCAGGATCAGGTGCGGTTGATTGGACTGTGGGATCGATTGTGTGGGTGAGGAGGAGGAATGGCTCGTGGTGGCCGGGGAGGATACTTGGACAAGAAGATCTTGACTCTACGCATATCACGTCGCCACGATCTGGAACTCCGGTGAAGCTCCTCGGGAGAGAAGATGCAAGTGTGTAAGTCTCTTCTTTATCTGTGTgaacttctctcttttcttttggattgaTTACTGAAAGCATTCGTATTTTAATGTGCTTAGGGATTGGTACAATTTAGAGAAATCCAAGCGGGTCAAGCCATTTCGGTGTGGCGATTTTGATGAATGCATTGAGAGGGTAGAATCTTCGCAAGCgatgataataaaaaagagagagaagtatGCTCGGAGAGAAGATGCCATTCTCCATGCCCTTGAACTGGAAAAGGAAATGCTGAAAAGAGAAGGGAAACTAGTCCCTGAAAAGGCTAGAGATGACTCTCTTGATGCAACCAAGGAGAGAATGGCTATAGTTAGGGTTCAGGATACCTCTAATGGGACACGGGAATCCACAGATTATCTAAGGACCAACCATGTTGGTGATGTTATGCATTTGCTGAGAGATAAAGAGGAAGATCAACCAAGTTGTGAGGATGAGGCTGTGCCTCGAATGAGAGGCTTGCAGGACTTTGGACTTAGAACCGCCTCTTCAAAGCGAAAGATTTCATGTTCCAATGGTCCTGATACTTCCTTTAAGTATCTTGCCAGAAGCaattcttcagcttcttccaGTGGGGATCATAGCATGGAGAGGCCCATTTATACCCTCGGTAAGATGTACTTTTAAACTTCCAAGTTTTTGTTCCTAGATGGTTGGATACTTAAGGCTTCTGGCTCTTTTTGACATGAAATTCATATGCATTTTTGGCTCTGTTTCAGGAAAGGAGAAAACTAAGAGTAGGGCGGAGGCTAAAAGGactaaatatatgtttacaCCAAGTGAATCTAATGATGTTTCAGACCTACATGAGAATTTGCTAAGCCACAGGGACGCAATGCATTCCTCCTTTGCCGGTGGTGATACTCGTTATTCAGATTATGACCCTCCTAATTTTTTGGAAGATATGGAATCAGATTATTCTGAATCTGAAACTGATTCTTCTGATATGGAGGAGGATACTGATGATGACATTCCCTTGCTGTCAGGTAAAGTATTTCTGGACAGCTAAAAGCTAGTTTTTCTTATCATCTAAATGTTTTCTACTTTTGCGAAAATTGGTTTTCAGTTGTGTCAACACtatattcatatttgattcttctttgaCTGGAATTTGTATCATGCCTCTGCACTAAAACcaattaatgtttttgattACGTAGACCACAATTTTCTATGTGTCGCATAGGTATTAGTTATTCCCTAACTAGAGTTTGAAATTTCTCCTTTCAGGAGCTGGGCGTCATTCCGAGCGACGCAATACTTTTAGTAGACATACGTcaggagaagatgaaagtACAAGCAGTGAGGAAGATCATTATGAGTCATCTATTTCTGGCGACTCTTCCTACCTTTATTCCCAAAATCCTAATAATGAGGCTAGTACGGTTTCCAACTGGCAGCACAAGGGAAAAAGAAACTTCCGGACTCTTCCAAGAAGATCTGCACGGAAGAGAAAATTGCACCGTAATCGTCTAGAAGATGGAAGATATTGTGAATATAAGAGAAGGGCATTTGGCCAAAAGCCTATGGGTTATGGGTTAGATTTTAATGGGATAAATGATATGAGCGATGGAACTGATGACACTGATCCCAACGAAAGGCAGTTCGGTGACAGAATGATTGTACCAGGTGATGATTATCAGCTCTCAAATGTGGTTGCATCTAGATGTAAGAACATCTACAGCCATGATATGCTGGACTGGGATGATGACCCTTGGGAAGGCCGGATTGGTATGAAGAAGCGAGGGGAGGAAAAACTCGAAGGTTTAGGTCAGGAGTTTGATGTTTCTGAACGACATTTTGGCAGAAAAACGTATTCTTCATTGATGGATGTGGATTTAGAAGTGCGAGGAAGCTATCAGAAAGGGCCTGTCCCAATTGTCTCCCTTATGAGTAAGTTAAATGGCAGAGCAATCATTGGGCATCCGGTCGAAGTCGAAGTCTTAGCAGATGGTTCCTCCGAGTCATATATTCAGACAATTGATTACTTTGGTAATGAAACAACTTACCAGGACAAAACCTTTCTTCTGCCCTCTGCTTGGAAGACTGCAAGGCGGAGTAATTCCCGGGTTCCACGGCTGCAGCCGTTCTCATCGTCCGTAGAAGCGGATGATGATGCAACCTATGATTATTCTCTGGCAGATCAGGGAAGGAAACCGCTTGTTAAGAAACTCGGATTGGGACATTTTAGTAATGATGATAACTCGGTGAGGAGAAACAGTTCATTGCGAATTCCGCGACCACCTGCAGAGAGAAAGCAACAGCATCAGCAGCAGCAAAAGAAGTTGCTGAAGAACACAAATGCAACTGCTAGCCAAAAGACAAGGGCACTATCGTCATTCAGCGGCGAACAAGGACACAATGGGATGAAGGCGTCACGAGACCGGACACACGAGCTCTCTAACAGACGGGTATTACCGGGACCACCAACTGTGGCCTGCATACCGGTCAAACTAGTATATAGCAGATTACTTGAGAAGATAAATAGACCGCCATCAAAGCCAACTGCGAAAGCCTTTAacgagagaagaagagttcaaTAACAAGAGATCTACTCAAGTGAAAACGAGATTTACAGGTACTAAACACATAACCATTTCTGGTCTCTGGTTTTCGTAGATTGAGAATCACGTTTTAGGGCATTACAAATTCTGGGGTGATGGGTCTTTTTGAGCAACCATCAGGCTTTTATTATGTGATGATTCTAAGGGAAAATTTAGTTGTAGGGAGAACAATTTACTTAGAGAGGAGGCTCTGGTTACTTATTGGTACAGATCGGTGAAGAAGTAGAACAATATACCACTGGTtcgttttgtatatttttatttttctctcttcagaAAGCTTTTGATGTATCTTTGATTTAGCCTCAGCTTTAGTTTATTAGTCTTAGAGAGCTTTTTTGcgtttatttgatttatgaatCTTCACTGGTTAATCAAGTTACACATATTATCGATTTTGTCATTTGGagattctttttaatatttgtcgTGGTTGATTAACCGtaccaaattaaaaccaaacttcattttgattctttaatatttatggGCAACGTAATCAATCACTTAAACATAAGCGTTCAAACATAGCAGGAGGACGCTATTTGACATTACAGTTTGTTTACGTAGAACTTTATTACAACATTACGCCAGTAaaaagcagagagaaagagagactcaAACATGGTGAGTCTTGTCCGAATCCTCGAGACTTGTTGGGCGAAACCAGGCGGTCTCCTCCAGCACTGCTGTGTCCTGGTGTGCACCCTCGGCGGTGGCGCTGTGCTCAGTCGTAGAGGGACCGAAGACTCCTGTTTTGGGGTGAGGAGACCAATATTTATCAGAATCTGGCTTTATAACTTCGTCAGGTACTGCACTTGCATGCAATTCATCCTCCACGTTCTTGTCATACGCCGAGGAATGTCCACTCCGACTGTTAAAAAGgaaggaaataaaaagaatatttcagACGAATTTTATATCTAACCGAC from Arabidopsis thaliana chromosome 3, partial sequence includes these protein-coding regions:
- a CDS encoding Tudor/PWWP/MBT superfamily protein (Tudor/PWWP/MBT superfamily protein; CONTAINS InterPro DOMAIN/s: PWWP (InterPro:IPR000313); BEST Arabidopsis thaliana protein match is: Tudor/PWWP/MBT superfamily protein (TAIR:AT3G21295.1); Has 426 Blast hits to 278 proteins in 85 species: Archae - 0; Bacteria - 14; Metazoa - 209; Fungi - 70; Plants - 86; Viruses - 0; Other Eukaryotes - 47 (source: NCBI BLink).), coding for MASPGSGAVDWTVGSIVWVRRRNGSWWPGRILGQEDLDSTHITSPRSGTPVKLLGREDASVDWYNLEKSKRVKPFRCGDFDECIERVESSQAMIIKKREKYARREDAILHALELEKEMLKREGKLVPEKARDDSLDATKERMAIVRVQDTSNGTRESTDYLRTNHVGDVMHLLRDKEEDQPSCEDEAVPRMRGLQDFGLRTASSKRKISCSNGPDTSFKYLARSNSSASSSGDHSMERPIYTLGKEKTKSRAEAKRTKYMFTPSESNDVSDLHENLLSHRDAMHSSFAGGDTRYSDYDPPNFLEDMESDYSESETDSSDMEEDTDDDIPLLSGAGRHSERRNTFSRHTSGEDESTSSEEDHYESSISGDSSYLYSQNPNNEASTVSNWQHKGKRNFRTLPRRSARKRKLHRNRLEDGRYCEYKRRAFGQKPMGYGLDFNGINDMSDGTDDTDPNERQFGDRMIVPGDDYQLSNVVASRCKNIYSHDMLDWDDDPWEGRIGMKKRGEEKLEGLGQEFDVSERHFGRKTYSSLMDVDLEVRGSYQKGPVPIVSLMSKLNGRAIIGHPVEVEVLADGSSESYIQTIDYFGNETTYQDKTFLLPSAWKTARRSNSRVPRLQPFSSSVEADDDATYDYSLADQGRKPLVKKLGLGHFSNDDNSVRRNSSLRIPRPPAERKQQHQQQQKKLLKNTNATASQKTRALSSFSGEQGHNGMKASRDRTHELSNRRVLPGPPTVACIPVKLVYSRLLEKINRPPSKPTAKAFNERRRVQ
- a CDS encoding uncharacterized protein (unknown protein; FUNCTIONS IN: molecular_function unknown; INVOLVED IN: biological_process unknown; LOCATED IN: mitochondrion; EXPRESSED IN: 22 plant structures; EXPRESSED DURING: 13 growth stages; BEST Arabidopsis thaliana protein match is: unknown protein (TAIR:AT5G17165.1); Has 39 Blast hits to 39 proteins in 11 species: Archae - 0; Bacteria - 0; Metazoa - 0; Fungi - 0; Plants - 39; Viruses - 0; Other Eukaryotes - 0 (source: NCBI BLink).), which produces MATTRSKSFQLITSLRKHLVNTRASTRATASALFPSRRSGHSSAYDKNVEDELHASAVPDEVIKPDSDKYWSPHPKTGVFGPSTTEHSATAEGAHQDTAVLEETAWFRPTSLEDSDKTHHV